In the Moraxella osloensis genome, one interval contains:
- the pilW gene encoding type IV pilus biogenesis/stability protein PilW, whose protein sequence is MPPCHSRQTHLYHSQPAILCQLDDNHIEDNDKMPGKSNFLSKVFLSKIFAVGMIALSSFTLCLTGCTTTRQVTTQTVTASDPSRWEKNPEEIARIRTAIAAEYIRGGKLDDAKRQLESALKSYPKSAEANDMMGVLLQQEGSPRNMQKAEAYFKNAIALNPDFSQANNNYGVYLAQLSRNQEAIAQFQIAGSALGYDGRASALENLGRTALKVKNKPLAIQSFIKALDANRQSIVARTELIDILLADGKFLEAQALYNDLVKIIGQSNLDPRTLSQGIRLAKLANNPLEMQKLAQQLLDRYPLSDEAKQIRSGLLTPTSTWK, encoded by the coding sequence ATGCCACCATGTCACTCACGTCAAACTCATTTATACCACAGCCAACCTGCTATTTTGTGTCAATTAGACGACAACCATATAGAAGACAATGATAAAATGCCGGGCAAATCAAATTTTTTATCGAAGGTTTTTTTATCTAAGATTTTTGCCGTAGGTATGATTGCCCTTTCAAGCTTCACTCTTTGCCTAACGGGTTGTACCACCACCCGACAAGTCACCACGCAGACAGTTACTGCCAGTGACCCAAGTCGTTGGGAAAAAAATCCAGAAGAAATCGCCAGAATTCGCACCGCGATTGCTGCTGAATATATTCGCGGTGGTAAATTAGACGATGCCAAACGGCAGTTAGAAAGTGCATTAAAGTCTTATCCAAAGTCAGCAGAAGCCAATGATATGATGGGCGTGTTATTGCAGCAAGAAGGCAGCCCGCGCAATATGCAAAAAGCCGAAGCTTATTTTAAAAACGCTATCGCCCTCAATCCTGACTTTAGTCAAGCAAACAACAATTATGGCGTCTATCTCGCCCAACTCAGTCGCAACCAAGAAGCCATTGCCCAGTTTCAAATTGCGGGTTCTGCCTTAGGATATGACGGTCGTGCCAGTGCGTTAGAGAATTTAGGTCGTACAGCATTAAAGGTCAAAAACAAACCGCTGGCGATACAGTCATTTATCAAAGCGCTCGATGCCAACCGCCAAAGCATCGTCGCCCGTACAGAGCTTATTGATATTTTATTGGCCGATGGCAAATTTTTGGAGGCGCAGGCGCTGTATAATGATTTGGTTAAAATTATTGGTCAATCCAACCTTGACCCGCGCACTTTATCGCAAGGGATTAGGCTTGCCAAACTTGCGAACAATCCCTTGGAAATGCAAAAATTAGCGCAGCAGCTTTTGGATCGCTATCCACTTAGCGATGAAGCAAAGCAGATTCGTTCTGGACTTTTAACCCCAACGTCAACTTGGAAATAA